TTCTGGTTCCGCACAAATCCAAAGAGAAATGCGGCAGCGAAGCGATCCCGTTTGGAAAGCTTTCACGTCTGGATTTTTCATGTCAATTTCCAATCCGCTCACGATTTTGTTTTGGCTCGGCATTTACGGTTCGGTCCTCGCCGAAACCGCATCGTCCCATGGTACGCGCGAGTTAATTTTATACAGTTTGGCTATCTTTTCCGGCTTGCTCGTCTGGGATCTAACGATGGCCGGCATTTCAAGCGGTTTCCGGTCTTTTTTGACCGCCCGCTTACTATCGATAGTCTCTGTTCTGTCAAGCTTATCGATGATCGGGTTCGGGGTTTATTTTGGCTGGGAAGGTGTTAAACTTTTGCTTTATCACGGATTCGGTTTGTAACGCTTAAGCAATCCCCTCTTATCGCGACGCGCGCGGTTTCGTTGTCGGAAGGAGCGCATTTTGAATGCCGCAAAAGCAATGATGATCACAAACAGCAAACTAATGAAAAGCCCGGGCCGGCTGTTTTTGTCAAAGACCGTTCCGAATACCGCCAACAAAATGAGCGTCATGCCAGTGAAGTGTTTCCATTGATCGACCATGGACACATCGGTGATCCGCCGTGCCGACACAATAATAAAAAACCAGTTGTAGAGAAGCATAATCCCCGCGCCAGTCGTAATGTATTCGTATACGTGTTTCGGCATTAACAAGGAAAGAACGATCGATACGACTACACCGCCGACCGTTAAACCGAAAGCCGGAGCGGGAACCTTTAATTTCCCTTCTCTTGCGAACATTCGGGGAGCATCTCCGTCTTTGGCAAGCGTCACGAGAATCGTCGTCACACCGAACAACGAGGCCGCCATCGTTGAAAAACCGGCGATAATCAACGCGCCGTTGAACAGATCGGAGACGAACGGCAGGTGATACCCTTTAAGAGCGATGACGAATGGACTTTCCTTGGAGTCAAACGCCTTCCAAGACACCATGGAAACGGCAAATGCGATCGAAAGCACGTAAATGACGGCAAGCAGCACGATCATCACTTTTCCCGCTTTCGGCATTTCCTGCGGATTCCGCAGTTTCACCGCCATGAAGCTCATCACTTCGATTCCGCCGAATGCGTAAAAAGCAAAGATGAGCGCCGCCCACAAGCCGGAGATGCCGCGCGGCAGATAGGCAGTTGTCGACTGCGCGAACCCGTCGGCGTTTCCGCCGTCAATCCACCCGAGCCAAACGGCAGCAGCAATGAGCAA
This region of Bacillales bacterium genomic DNA includes:
- a CDS encoding amino acid permease, whose protein sequence is MTTERQKKMKWWQLSLFGVGCTIGTGFFLGSSLAISTGGPLVLVDFVLAAIGTYLVFDALSKMAAGNPQKGAFRAYAKQAYGRWAGFSVGWGYWFSEMLIMGSQLTALSIFTRFWFPHIPLWVFASLYSVLGLGIVLLGTEGLNRLEDGFAVIKISAILMFLLIAAAVWLGWIDGGNADGFAQSTTAYLPRGISGLWAALIFAFYAFGGIEVMSFMAVKLRNPQEMPKAGKVMIVLLAVIYVLSIAFAVSMVSWKAFDSKESPFVIALKGYHLPFVSDLFNGALIIAGFSTMAASLFGVTTILVTLAKDGDAPRMFAREGKLKVPAPAFGLTVGGVVVSIVLSLLMPKHVYEYITTGAGIMLLYNWFFIIVSARRITDVSMVDQWKHFTGMTLILLAVFGTVFDKNSRPGLFISLLFVIIIAFAAFKMRSFRQRNRARRDKRGLLKRYKPNP
- a CDS encoding LysE family transporter, which translates into the protein MSAYVSYLLLGLSLAAPIGPINAAQMDWGIKNGFFHAWVVGIGAVLTDGIYMLIVYLGVVQIIDTPVIKTFLWLFGCFVLLYSGIEGLSGSAQIQREMRQRSDPVWKAFTSGFFMSISNPLTILFWLGIYGSVLAETASSHGTRELILYSLAIFSGLLVWDLTMAGISSGFRSFLTARLLSIVSVLSSLSMIGFGVYFGWEGVKLLLYHGFGL